A genomic segment from Nicotiana sylvestris chromosome 1, ASM39365v2, whole genome shotgun sequence encodes:
- the LOC138877612 gene encoding uncharacterized protein produces the protein MMKDLMSQKFHFQDLATVTLTQTCSAVVTRAIAGKLSDPGSFTITCTIGDLPLLKHCRKFMFPADFVILDCKVEEEIPIILGRPFLATGRALIDCETGELKMRLNDEETTFNVQKSMRRSSEFTNCSLIDAVDVIVETDDELLTIEDPLDACLMNLDEVKGEELAGWVMALEGRGFWDRTLEFEPLHLENRETPPTKPSIEEPPKLELKPLPAHLRYEFLGPDSTLPVIISSSL, from the exons atgatgaaagacTTAATGTCCCAAAAATTtcatttccaagacttggccacagttactcttactcagacctgtagtgcagtggtgactagaGCAATTGCGGGAAAGCTGTCTGACCCAGGGAGCTTTACAATCACATGCACTATTGGTGATTTGCCTTTGCTAAAGCACT GTAGGAAATTtatgttccctgcagattttgtaatCTTAGACTGTAAAGTGGAAgaagagattcccataattttgggaagaccattccTGGCCACGGGTAGAGCTTTaattgattgtgaaactggggaGTTAAAGATGAGGTTGAACGATGAAGAGACAACATTCaacgtgcagaaatctatgaggcgatcAAGTGAATTCaccaattgctctcttattgatgccgtggatgtaatcgtagagACCGATGATGAACTGCTGACTATTGAAGACCCCCTTGATGCGTGTTTAATGAATTTAGATGAGGTAAAGGGAGAAGAACTGGCTGGATGGGTGATGGCATTAGAgggtagagggttctgggatagaactcttgaatttgagcccttgcacctggaaaatagagaaactcctccaaCCAAGCCATCAatcgaagaaccaccaaagctggagttaaagccattgccagcccatctcaggtatgagtttcttggacctgactccacattacctgttattatctcatctagtttgtaa